The following proteins are co-located in the Armatimonadota bacterium genome:
- a CDS encoding alpha/beta hydrolase, with protein MNLTLMAVMLLASGSSGNGSAPKAPEVWNPGQGRTQVNLWSGKIPSPVKLSEPESLIHVTDKPVGGKPWYVVNNVSTPTLTVYKPTRSVTKTAMIVYPGGGYNLLAIDLEGSEICEWLNSIGITAILVKYRVPTPKVGRYHESLQALQDAQRAISLVRSKSKALNIDPKKIGVIGFSAGGHLIAAVSTRFNKRSYPRQDSIDDISCRPDFAVPLYPGHLSPGSEVGQGSAAKREGLTLNPNIKVTKDTPPTFLVQSQDDPVDDPRNSLSYFLALQEAKVPVELHMFSHGGHAFGLRKGTMPVGDWPNLLERWLRHMKFL; from the coding sequence GTGAATCTAACACTGATGGCGGTGATGCTACTCGCATCCGGGAGTTCGGGAAATGGAAGTGCGCCAAAGGCGCCGGAAGTCTGGAACCCGGGGCAGGGCAGAACCCAGGTCAACCTATGGTCTGGCAAGATCCCAAGCCCGGTGAAACTCTCCGAGCCCGAATCTCTGATTCATGTCACCGATAAGCCGGTCGGTGGGAAGCCTTGGTACGTGGTCAATAACGTTTCGACGCCCACATTGACCGTCTATAAGCCCACCCGATCGGTGACCAAAACCGCAATGATCGTATATCCGGGAGGCGGATACAACCTCCTCGCGATTGACCTGGAAGGGAGCGAAATCTGCGAATGGCTGAACTCCATCGGCATCACCGCAATCTTAGTGAAGTACCGCGTACCGACGCCAAAGGTCGGGAGATATCACGAGTCGCTTCAGGCCCTGCAAGATGCCCAACGAGCGATCAGTCTGGTCCGATCAAAATCCAAAGCGCTGAACATCGATCCCAAAAAGATCGGCGTGATCGGCTTCTCGGCTGGGGGGCATTTGATTGCGGCAGTCAGCACCCGGTTCAACAAAAGGTCTTATCCCCGCCAGGATTCCATCGACGACATCAGTTGCCGGCCAGACTTTGCCGTTCCGCTGTATCCGGGGCATCTTTCGCCAGGGAGCGAAGTGGGGCAAGGCTCGGCAGCAAAGCGCGAGGGCTTGACCCTGAACCCAAACATCAAGGTGACCAAGGACACACCACCAACATTCTTGGTTCAATCGCAGGACGACCCGGTCGATGATCCGCGCAACTCGCTGAGCTACTTCCTCGCGCTGCAAGAAGCAAAGGTGCCGGTCGAGCTCCACATGTTCTCGCACGGCGGGCATGCGTTTGGATTGAGAAAGGGCACCATGCCCGTTGGCGACTGGCCGAACTTGCTCGAGCGATGGCTCCGGCACATGAAGTTTTTGTGA
- a CDS encoding DUF2200 domain-containing protein produces MQDTSHHDAKIAKLIFRSVYPHYVAKVESKGRTVAELHQVIEWLTGYDEAALQQHLNQDTTFEEFFAGANLNPNAHLITGVICGYRVELITNPLTQQARYLDKLIDELAKGKNMEKILRQ; encoded by the coding sequence ATGCAAGACACTTCGCACCACGACGCCAAGATCGCCAAACTGATCTTTCGATCGGTTTATCCGCACTATGTGGCCAAGGTGGAATCGAAGGGCCGGACCGTGGCCGAGCTGCACCAGGTGATCGAATGGCTGACCGGATACGACGAGGCGGCCCTGCAACAGCACCTAAACCAGGACACAACCTTCGAAGAATTCTTCGCAGGCGCGAACCTGAACCCGAACGCCCACCTGATCACGGGGGTGATTTGTGGGTATCGCGTCGAGCTCATCACCAACCCCCTGACGCAACAGGCGCGGTATCTGGATAAGCTCATTGACGAGCTGGCAAAAGGCAAGAATATGGAGAAGATTCTTCGGCAATAG
- a CDS encoding response regulator transcription factor — MRILVVEDDISVGQSLAAALIADGFDVEVSTTGPQGLHFAKSNHYDLILLDMMLPGQDGLSICRELRQGDNTVPIIFLTARGELRHKVAGLDAGADDYLAKPFEVAELLARVRANLRRTSAPATILKLGPIKLDQLERTVFVDQARVELSPTEFALLEQLMLGRGRTVTRTSIMQKVWKQDFYDDKVIDVYVSGLRKKLGQSGKLILTDRGVGHRIQGSTST; from the coding sequence GTGAGGATTCTGGTTGTAGAGGATGATATTAGCGTTGGGCAGTCATTGGCAGCGGCATTAATTGCGGATGGATTTGACGTCGAAGTCTCTACGACCGGGCCCCAAGGTCTCCATTTTGCCAAATCGAATCACTACGACTTGATCCTCCTCGACATGATGTTGCCTGGGCAAGATGGGCTTTCGATCTGTCGGGAACTGCGCCAAGGCGACAACACCGTTCCGATCATCTTTTTAACGGCGCGTGGAGAATTGCGGCACAAAGTCGCTGGCCTGGATGCGGGCGCAGATGATTACCTTGCCAAGCCATTTGAGGTGGCAGAACTCCTGGCACGAGTTCGGGCCAACTTGCGCAGAACTTCGGCACCGGCGACTATTCTCAAGCTCGGCCCGATCAAGTTGGATCAGCTAGAAAGAACGGTTTTCGTCGACCAAGCCCGCGTAGAGCTTTCGCCAACGGAATTTGCGCTGCTCGAACAGTTGATGCTTGGGCGGGGTCGGACCGTCACCCGCACGAGCATCATGCAAAAGGTCTGGAAGCAGGACTTTTACGACGACAAAGTGATCGATGTTTACGTGAGTGGCTTGCGAAAGAAGCTCGGACAAAGCGGCAAGTTGATCTTGACCGATAGGGGAGTGGGGCACCGGATTCAAGGGAGCACGAGCACATGA
- a CDS encoding HAMP domain-containing histidine kinase, with product MMKSLRAKMTLLVLILGVPFLIASVQGLLFATEQNSLQERKSVAKRAINRLSRDLQGSNPLSRVAEIYDQSGLDTLGAGATLLDRSGAVLWQSPHRAPDAEKRGAQQQILDEGVLLYVMPEQHSSNDLRMLAFAITGLGLVVYGVGAWVLVGATLRPISKLVNRVQSAKEDPNLVVTPPSTDREVVSLVQTLNALIHELRLESEDRINSYATLSHELRTPIHSLLLKLDLALGSEQSREEMEATLIEVQRQVYRLKNLSEAVLTLQGLSQSSAQSAREPLSVVPILGEISADLQPLMELKGITLNVQVDDDVQVDSPREHLVLLLRNLLENSVKHSPNGSIVAVASSRMEDGVELCFKNPASGETHLAGNGLGLRICREVARTNGWHLETNESDGAFFAKVRF from the coding sequence ATGATGAAATCTTTGCGGGCCAAGATGACACTTTTGGTGCTCATCCTTGGAGTGCCGTTCCTCATCGCTTCGGTCCAGGGCCTCCTCTTTGCAACCGAGCAGAACAGTCTGCAAGAACGCAAGTCGGTCGCCAAGCGGGCGATCAATCGCCTCTCCAGGGATCTTCAAGGTTCAAATCCTCTATCTAGAGTTGCAGAAATCTACGACCAAAGTGGATTGGACACGCTTGGTGCCGGTGCCACGTTGTTGGACCGGTCCGGTGCAGTGCTGTGGCAATCTCCGCACCGCGCTCCAGACGCTGAGAAAAGAGGGGCGCAACAGCAGATTCTGGACGAAGGAGTTCTGCTCTACGTGATGCCAGAACAGCACTCCTCCAACGATCTCAGAATGCTTGCGTTTGCTATCACAGGGTTGGGATTAGTGGTTTACGGTGTGGGAGCCTGGGTGCTTGTGGGCGCGACGTTGAGACCCATCTCGAAGCTTGTCAACAGAGTCCAGAGCGCAAAGGAAGACCCCAATCTTGTCGTTACTCCGCCTTCAACCGATCGAGAAGTGGTCAGCCTTGTGCAGACACTAAATGCCTTGATCCATGAACTCAGACTCGAGAGCGAGGACCGCATCAACAGCTACGCCACTCTCTCACATGAACTTCGGACGCCGATCCACTCGCTCCTATTGAAACTCGACCTTGCGCTTGGAAGCGAGCAAAGTAGGGAAGAGATGGAAGCCACCTTGATCGAGGTCCAGCGGCAAGTCTATCGGCTCAAGAACCTTAGTGAAGCGGTATTGACTCTACAAGGGCTGTCTCAATCTTCGGCGCAGTCGGCACGCGAGCCTTTGAGCGTCGTTCCGATCCTCGGCGAAATTTCCGCGGACCTCCAACCCTTGATGGAACTCAAAGGGATCACGCTCAACGTTCAGGTGGATGATGATGTTCAGGTCGACTCCCCCCGGGAACACTTAGTGCTTTTGCTGCGAAATCTGCTCGAAAACTCGGTGAAACACTCCCCAAACGGATCGATCGTTGCGGTTGCTAGTTCGCGGATGGAAGATGGAGTCGAGCTGTGCTTCAAGAATCCTGCTAGCGGCGAAACTCATCTCGCTGGGAATGGTCTAGGGCTGCGCATCTGCCGCGAAGTCGCCCGCACCAATGGCTGGCACCTCGAAACCAACGAATCTGATGGCGCCTTCTTCGCCAAAGTCCGGTTCTGA
- a CDS encoding DUF817 domain-containing protein → MFLREVKLFVWRELQCSLFPLFLFAAMGLTLFTTFGLPRYDALFLLALGFQIYLIRTGIETPKEAWTIAAFHLIGLGLEIYKVGHGSWTYPDDGFKIAGVPLYSGFMYASVASYMIQGWRRFELTMQNLPKWPWLVLVSLAIYANFFSARLFGDVRWWIFGLVLAVFSRSSLEFTTLPGLRRRMPIVVAFVLIGFFVWVAEQICTLLKAWQYPYQRDVWTWVDAGKLSSWILMVIVSFCIVAALKHEFTPRNLREPEREDAFGVA, encoded by the coding sequence GTGTTTCTTCGCGAAGTGAAACTGTTTGTGTGGAGAGAGCTTCAATGCTCTCTTTTCCCCCTTTTCCTCTTCGCGGCGATGGGTCTGACCCTTTTCACCACGTTCGGACTCCCAAGATACGACGCCCTCTTTCTGCTTGCCCTCGGATTCCAGATTTATCTGATTCGGACCGGAATCGAGACACCCAAAGAAGCCTGGACCATCGCGGCTTTCCACCTGATCGGACTCGGTCTGGAGATCTACAAAGTGGGGCACGGCTCCTGGACTTACCCCGACGACGGGTTCAAAATCGCTGGCGTTCCTCTCTACAGTGGGTTCATGTACGCCAGCGTGGCGAGTTACATGATTCAGGGCTGGCGAAGATTCGAACTCACCATGCAGAACCTCCCGAAATGGCCATGGCTAGTTTTGGTCAGCCTCGCCATCTACGCAAACTTCTTTTCTGCGCGATTGTTTGGCGACGTTCGGTGGTGGATTTTTGGACTTGTTCTCGCGGTCTTCTCGCGAAGTTCGCTGGAGTTTACAACGCTGCCGGGCCTACGCCGGCGAATGCCAATCGTAGTCGCGTTCGTCCTGATCGGATTTTTCGTGTGGGTGGCCGAGCAGATTTGCACCCTCCTGAAGGCGTGGCAATACCCGTATCAGCGCGATGTATGGACTTGGGTTGACGCAGGCAAGCTAAGCTCTTGGATACTGATGGTGATCGTCAGTTTTTGCATCGTGGCCGCGCTGAAGCACGAATTCACTCCTCGGAATCTGCGCGAACCCGAGCGCGAAGACGCATTCGGCGTCGCCTGA
- a CDS encoding metallophosphoesterase family protein — protein MSLLGLALLVSGGVLVQATVQQKGQERRGGQNPGRSRDYPLPTKAWAEGSIIQGNVTGSSVEFTIHFKSDAEATIEYGTASSPFEQKSQPLTLKSGVPFRTKLTGLKPSTKYSYRLSFKKSGQSEAATSPTYQVQTQRKPGEQFMFFVQGDSHPERVPKMHIPSLYERILLTAAAQNPDFYICLGDDFSVDTLRERTKQTVEGVYTKQVPYLGLVGHSASIFLVNGNHEQAAKANLDGTANSLGVWAQNARNRNFAQPAPDGFYSGNSEPVEHIGLLRNYFAWTWGDALFVTIDPYWHSASAVDNSVGKGPGSEGGGKANRNLWDITLGEQQYKWLTKTLLESKSKYKFVFAHHVNGTGRGGVENATLFEWGGKDPRGGDAFKTKRPGWDMPIHQLFVKAGVSIFFQGHDHIYCKQELDGVIYQSCPCPADPTNSLINGDAYRSGEKVPGAGLVRVTVGPSQTKVDYVRAYEPAAEKEGHKHGEIAHSYSINPKGASK, from the coding sequence TTGAGTCTTTTGGGCCTCGCGCTATTGGTTTCTGGCGGAGTGCTTGTTCAAGCTACGGTTCAGCAGAAGGGCCAAGAGCGTCGTGGCGGTCAGAATCCTGGACGCTCTCGGGATTACCCCCTGCCTACGAAAGCTTGGGCCGAAGGTTCGATCATCCAGGGCAACGTGACCGGATCGTCCGTGGAATTTACAATTCACTTCAAGAGCGACGCGGAAGCAACGATCGAATACGGTACCGCCAGCAGTCCGTTTGAACAAAAGTCACAACCTCTCACCCTCAAAAGCGGCGTTCCGTTCCGGACAAAGCTCACCGGGCTCAAACCTAGCACCAAGTATTCCTATCGACTCAGCTTTAAGAAGTCTGGGCAATCTGAAGCGGCAACGAGTCCAACCTATCAGGTTCAAACTCAGAGGAAACCAGGAGAACAGTTCATGTTCTTCGTTCAGGGAGATTCACACCCGGAGCGCGTTCCAAAGATGCATATTCCGTCTCTTTACGAACGAATTCTATTGACGGCTGCAGCGCAAAATCCAGACTTTTACATCTGCCTGGGTGACGACTTTAGCGTGGATACTCTGCGAGAGCGGACCAAGCAAACCGTTGAAGGCGTGTATACAAAGCAGGTCCCTTACCTCGGGCTGGTTGGACATTCTGCTTCTATTTTCTTGGTGAATGGAAACCACGAGCAAGCGGCGAAGGCCAACCTCGACGGGACCGCGAACAGCCTTGGGGTCTGGGCGCAAAACGCTCGAAATCGAAACTTTGCACAGCCCGCGCCGGACGGATTCTATTCGGGCAACTCAGAACCTGTCGAGCATATTGGTTTGTTGCGGAACTACTTTGCCTGGACCTGGGGCGATGCTCTTTTCGTGACCATCGATCCCTACTGGCATTCTGCTTCGGCAGTAGACAATTCCGTCGGTAAAGGACCCGGTTCAGAAGGTGGCGGAAAGGCAAACCGAAACCTTTGGGACATCACCTTGGGCGAGCAGCAATACAAATGGCTCACCAAGACTCTGCTCGAAAGTAAGTCCAAATACAAGTTCGTATTTGCGCACCACGTGAACGGTACGGGCCGCGGTGGCGTTGAGAACGCGACACTCTTCGAATGGGGCGGAAAAGACCCCCGAGGCGGAGATGCTTTCAAAACCAAACGTCCGGGCTGGGACATGCCGATCCACCAACTGTTTGTGAAGGCAGGGGTCAGCATTTTCTTCCAGGGCCATGACCATATTTATTGCAAGCAAGAATTGGACGGCGTGATTTATCAGTCGTGCCCATGCCCCGCCGATCCAACCAATAGCCTCATCAACGGCGATGCCTATCGCAGCGGGGAGAAAGTCCCTGGTGCCGGTCTCGTCCGTGTGACAGTTGGCCCGAGCCAAACCAAGGTCGACTACGTCCGGGCGTATGAGCCCGCAGCAGAGAAAGAAGGGCATAAGCACGGCGAAATTGCCCACAGCTATTCCATCAATCCAAAAGGAGCCTCAAAGTGA
- a CDS encoding YHYH protein, which translates to MALFVASGVAGAMFAQTAKSKATEVEKSFAKFAPNVKTRSDEKNFYVESNGLPDHEMMTGITAWQQQVPLPQKYTGTNAWQFPLFPVPAKEPMSAKTNFFRGAIAIAANGIPIFNPIKNDGRTDTFLAGELDKWGGHSGRGDDYHYHIVPLILQEKLGKTLPVAYALDGYPIYGLTEPDGTAPKDLDSFNGHTTAKLGYHYHATNSYPYLNGGFHGEVVEKGGQVDPQPRATSPREATSPLRGAKITGFKTIEIGKSYSLTYTIDGKTSKVNYQINVDGSVKFDFVDPDGKVRSETYKGRPERGGGGGGQGPKDPGGRGDGGKGLGGELGPPPGPRKPWFVDHAKGLDTNKDGEVTKAEVTAQCKEAFAGYAGDADSIKVEDLPNLRTVRNEVGGFMKVHAKELDQNSDGKITEAETIDTMLRMFDKQDKNSDGKLSGSELEA; encoded by the coding sequence ATGGCGTTATTCGTTGCCTCTGGCGTCGCCGGAGCAATGTTTGCTCAGACTGCGAAATCAAAGGCCACGGAAGTGGAAAAGTCGTTCGCCAAATTCGCACCAAACGTAAAGACCCGCTCTGATGAAAAGAACTTTTATGTCGAATCGAACGGATTACCCGACCACGAGATGATGACGGGCATCACTGCATGGCAGCAGCAAGTGCCGCTTCCCCAGAAGTACACAGGTACGAATGCCTGGCAATTCCCGCTATTCCCAGTTCCCGCAAAGGAGCCGATGAGCGCGAAAACCAACTTCTTCCGTGGTGCGATTGCGATTGCAGCCAATGGAATTCCGATCTTTAATCCGATCAAGAACGATGGACGGACGGACACCTTTTTGGCGGGCGAACTCGATAAGTGGGGCGGACATAGCGGCAGGGGGGATGATTACCACTATCACATCGTTCCTCTCATCTTGCAGGAAAAGCTTGGCAAGACTCTTCCCGTGGCCTATGCCTTGGACGGGTATCCGATTTATGGTCTAACCGAGCCTGACGGAACGGCACCGAAGGACCTGGATTCATTCAATGGTCATACAACAGCAAAACTGGGATACCACTACCACGCGACAAATTCTTATCCGTACCTGAACGGTGGATTCCATGGCGAAGTCGTTGAAAAGGGCGGCCAAGTCGATCCGCAGCCAAGAGCGACGAGTCCTCGAGAAGCTACATCTCCGCTGCGTGGGGCAAAAATCACTGGCTTCAAGACGATCGAGATTGGCAAGAGCTATTCGTTGACTTACACGATTGATGGCAAGACCAGCAAGGTCAACTATCAGATCAACGTGGATGGAAGCGTGAAATTTGACTTCGTCGATCCTGACGGAAAGGTTCGTTCCGAAACCTACAAAGGCAGACCAGAACGCGGTGGTGGCGGCGGTGGACAAGGCCCGAAAGATCCTGGCGGACGCGGCGATGGCGGCAAGGGTCTAGGTGGCGAATTGGGACCTCCTCCCGGTCCACGCAAGCCTTGGTTCGTTGACCATGCCAAGGGTCTCGACACGAACAAAGACGGTGAAGTCACCAAAGCAGAAGTCACAGCGCAATGCAAAGAAGCATTTGCCGGATATGCAGGCGATGCAGACTCAATCAAAGTCGAGGATTTGCCAAACCTGCGTACCGTACGCAATGAAGTCGGCGGATTCATGAAAGTCCATGCCAAAGAACTCGATCAGAACAGCGACGGGAAGATTACAGAAGCTGAGACCATCGATACGATGCTTCGAATGTTTGACAAGCAGGACAAAAACAGCGATGGAAAGCTCTCAGGTTCGGAGTTAGAGGCTTGA
- a CDS encoding ankyrin repeat domain-containing protein translates to MPPWIIALIAVAAVGGLGFLWIESRPQHKFIDAAGNADIGKLRAWIDKGVEVNLPGFMGLTALNAAVQEGRLENVKLLLERGADPNLISMKQLPLGLAASENKNEIVACLLEHGADFNKPSFLKVTPLQEAMTAGNCEAMKMFIDRGADVNGKSSFGDPLLSSLLLTLVGTRGEDGRAKLRAMVELLLDHGANPNVRMTTGVPAIMIAIEDPLTLRLMVENGSITQTSYDGIDLEPEIQAALATLEP, encoded by the coding sequence ATGCCTCCTTGGATTATTGCTCTCATCGCTGTGGCTGCGGTCGGTGGGCTGGGATTCCTCTGGATAGAGTCCCGACCACAACACAAATTCATTGATGCGGCTGGCAACGCGGATATCGGAAAACTCCGCGCGTGGATCGACAAAGGAGTGGAGGTCAACCTGCCGGGATTCATGGGCTTGACGGCGTTGAATGCTGCTGTCCAAGAGGGGCGACTTGAGAACGTGAAGTTGCTTTTGGAACGAGGAGCAGATCCGAATCTGATTTCGATGAAGCAACTGCCATTAGGACTCGCTGCATCAGAAAACAAGAACGAAATCGTGGCGTGTCTGCTGGAGCACGGGGCCGACTTCAACAAGCCTTCGTTCCTGAAGGTAACGCCGCTCCAGGAAGCCATGACGGCAGGCAACTGTGAGGCGATGAAGATGTTCATCGACCGCGGCGCGGACGTTAACGGCAAGTCCTCTTTTGGGGACCCACTGCTGAGTTCGCTGTTGCTCACTCTGGTGGGGACGCGGGGCGAAGATGGTCGCGCAAAACTCCGGGCGATGGTCGAACTTCTTCTGGATCATGGCGCAAATCCAAATGTCCGAATGACCACGGGCGTACCCGCGATCATGATCGCGATCGAAGATCCCTTGACTCTGCGCCTGATGGTAGAGAATGGTTCGATCACTCAGACGAGCTACGACGGTATTGATCTGGAGCCAGAAATCCAGGCAGCTCTCGCCACATTGGAGCCGTAG
- a CDS encoding metallophosphoesterase: MRTLALSAILLGVGSITAFAYQSRQEGEQRQGGPPPVYRVEVPTIDLDVIAGVPTGNSIILSIRGKSEPTPSLVIREGSKVIPSPNISLPSGKPVEVPVKNLKPGTTYTYTLTQGAAKVDGRFTTARKAGQEFSFAIQADSHLDGNTDLKVFERTLGNIVKDKPDFLVDLGDTFMVDKYPNYKDSAKQYIAQRYWFSKLGSQMAVFLCLGNHDGEVGWPGRDGSDMAKWSREQREANFPVIHPSEFYSGAPKQGLWYAWNWGDATFIILDPFVATTRKTRGDEDGWNWTLGKDQFDWFEKTLKESKSKFKFVFIHHLVGGFGGAEARGGVEAADRFEWGNKQEFPEKRKGWAEPIHALMLKYGVTAMFHGHDHLYVRQEKDGIVYLEVPQPGQPRDNAIGSAEKYGYKSGTILGSSGHIRVTVNSKAATLEYVKSLAGSDNRKIVDKLEINAK; this comes from the coding sequence TTGAGAACACTTGCCCTTTCCGCGATCCTGCTTGGAGTCGGTTCGATCACTGCCTTCGCTTATCAAAGCCGACAAGAAGGTGAGCAACGACAAGGTGGCCCTCCACCAGTTTATCGAGTCGAAGTTCCGACCATTGACCTGGATGTCATCGCAGGAGTACCGACTGGAAACAGCATCATTCTGAGCATTCGAGGAAAGAGCGAGCCTACGCCAAGTCTGGTGATTCGCGAAGGGAGCAAAGTCATACCATCGCCGAATATCAGCTTGCCGAGTGGGAAGCCCGTTGAGGTTCCGGTCAAGAACCTCAAGCCAGGAACGACTTACACCTACACGCTGACCCAAGGTGCAGCGAAGGTAGACGGTCGCTTCACTACCGCCCGGAAGGCAGGCCAGGAATTCTCATTCGCCATCCAAGCCGATAGCCACCTAGACGGCAACACCGATCTCAAGGTGTTTGAGCGCACCCTCGGCAACATCGTCAAAGACAAACCGGACTTTCTTGTTGATCTTGGCGACACCTTCATGGTGGACAAGTATCCCAACTACAAGGATTCGGCAAAGCAGTACATCGCGCAAAGATATTGGTTCTCTAAGCTCGGATCACAAATGGCAGTTTTTCTCTGCCTTGGAAACCACGATGGCGAAGTGGGATGGCCTGGCCGAGATGGAAGCGATATGGCCAAATGGTCGCGTGAACAACGAGAAGCCAACTTCCCGGTGATTCATCCCAGCGAGTTTTACTCAGGCGCACCGAAGCAAGGTCTTTGGTACGCGTGGAATTGGGGCGACGCGACCTTCATCATTCTCGATCCGTTTGTCGCGACAACTCGCAAAACTCGAGGCGATGAAGACGGCTGGAACTGGACCCTCGGCAAAGACCAGTTCGACTGGTTCGAGAAAACGCTCAAGGAATCGAAATCTAAGTTCAAGTTCGTGTTTATTCACCATCTCGTTGGTGGATTTGGCGGTGCAGAAGCCCGTGGTGGCGTCGAAGCTGCAGATCGATTCGAATGGGGCAACAAGCAGGAATTCCCCGAAAAACGAAAGGGCTGGGCAGAACCAATCCACGCCCTGATGTTGAAGTACGGCGTCACCGCGATGTTCCACGGACATGATCATCTCTATGTCCGCCAAGAAAAGGATGGCATCGTGTATCTCGAAGTGCCGCAACCCGGCCAGCCAAGAGACAACGCGATCGGAAGCGCCGAGAAATACGGCTACAAGTCAGGAACGATCTTGGGGAGTTCTGGCCACATCCGGGTGACCGTCAACTCTAAAGCGGCCACGCTCGAATATGTAAAGTCGCTTGCTGGATCCGATAACAGAAAAATTGTCGACAAATTGGAGATCAACGCCAAGTGA
- a CDS encoding HupE/UreJ family protein has translation MIRSAIFVLFVLVVRFAAAHDLDLTLIKMDQGRGKSTLELTTPLSRFVQTSSLSDQPSAPALDMAVRERLKLGTNFPASININSQADLLTWSAVLSPGQELSLDRFDQSTPDARTVIAKYENGKLQSETLLESEKTLPSTFGMFGTGVQHILSGLDHILFIVGLALLGGGFKSILKVLTAFTIAHSVILFAASAGWVRANPRFIEPLIALSIVALAIEGIRRVNQDEIPSIRPRIAIAFVFGLIHGFGFAGGLTDLGLQDAQLLKSVFYFSLGIEFGQFLILVPTALLLLALAKADKQRARQIALSASVGLGMIGCFWFMERVL, from the coding sequence GTGATTCGGTCGGCCATCTTTGTCTTGTTCGTCCTAGTGGTCCGGTTCGCCGCGGCGCATGACTTGGACCTCACCCTGATCAAGATGGACCAGGGGCGTGGCAAATCCACGCTCGAACTCACCACGCCGCTCAGTCGGTTTGTCCAGACATCCAGTTTGTCCGATCAACCATCCGCCCCCGCGCTGGATATGGCAGTTCGGGAGCGATTAAAGCTCGGTACAAACTTCCCCGCCAGCATCAACATCAATAGCCAAGCGGACCTGTTGACATGGTCCGCAGTTCTATCTCCTGGGCAGGAGCTCTCGTTGGATCGATTCGACCAATCTACACCTGACGCGCGAACGGTCATCGCTAAATACGAAAACGGCAAACTGCAATCCGAGACTTTGCTAGAAAGCGAAAAAACTCTGCCATCTACTTTCGGGATGTTTGGCACAGGGGTACAGCACATCCTCTCCGGGCTAGATCACATCTTGTTTATCGTGGGGTTGGCTTTACTCGGAGGCGGATTCAAGTCGATTCTGAAAGTCCTCACTGCCTTTACTATCGCTCACTCGGTCATCTTGTTCGCCGCATCCGCAGGTTGGGTGCGAGCCAATCCACGCTTTATCGAACCGCTCATCGCACTCTCGATCGTGGCCTTAGCCATCGAAGGCATTCGACGCGTCAATCAAGACGAAATCCCGAGCATCCGTCCAAGAATCGCAATCGCCTTCGTGTTTGGTTTGATCCACGGGTTTGGATTTGCGGGTGGGCTCACCGATCTCGGCTTGCAGGACGCCCAACTACTCAAAAGCGTCTTCTACTTCAGCCTCGGGATCGAATTCGGCCAATTCCTCATTCTCGTCCCGACCGCCTTGTTGCTTCTCGCATTAGCAAAGGCCGATAAGCAACGTGCGAGGCAGATCGCGCTTTCTGCATCCGTCGGTCTCGGCATGATCGGATGCTTCTGGTTCATGGAGCGAGTGTTATGA
- a CDS encoding type I restriction enzyme HsdR N-terminal domain-containing protein gives MQKIPKKVTDRIASKLKAYQSIGVSQRKKDVMEADTVTLVKDILADVFGYDKYDELTSEHQIRGTFCDLAIKISGKVKILVEVKSAGTTLNESHLRQVVNYGANQGVEWIVLTNAVEWRLYKIKFGQPVDFEEVSTFDFTSANARSEEDVQKLYIFCREGISTDAMSAFHQHSLVLNKFMIAQVALTEPIASVIKREMKKLFPDVKVSSDQITNLLSNEIFRREVIEGERAKETATKLRKARQKMLKSTESEKSIAVEK, from the coding sequence ATGCAAAAGATTCCTAAGAAGGTTACAGATCGAATCGCTAGCAAGCTCAAAGCTTATCAGTCAATCGGCGTCAGTCAACGCAAGAAGGACGTTATGGAGGCCGATACGGTCACCCTAGTCAAAGACATCCTCGCCGACGTCTTTGGTTACGATAAGTACGATGAATTGACAAGTGAGCATCAAATCAGAGGAACGTTTTGCGACCTCGCAATAAAGATATCAGGCAAAGTCAAAATTCTGGTTGAAGTCAAGTCTGCCGGTACCACTTTAAACGAGTCTCACCTCCGGCAAGTTGTGAATTATGGTGCAAACCAAGGCGTCGAATGGATCGTCTTGACAAACGCGGTCGAATGGCGACTCTATAAGATCAAATTTGGCCAGCCAGTCGATTTTGAGGAAGTCTCTACTTTCGATTTCACGTCGGCCAATGCGCGTTCCGAGGAGGATGTGCAGAAATTGTACATTTTCTGCCGAGAGGGAATTTCTACCGACGCGATGTCGGCTTTCCACCAACACTCACTGGTTCTTAATAAGTTCATGATCGCCCAAGTCGCATTAACAGAACCGATTGCATCAGTGATAAAGAGAGAAATGAAGAAACTGTTTCCCGATGTAAAAGTAAGTTCTGACCAGATCACAAATTTGCTCTCCAACGAGATCTTTCGGCGCGAAGTTATTGAAGGCGAACGAGCAAAGGAAACCGCAACGAAGTTGCGGAAAGCACGCCAAAAGATGCTGAAAAGCACAGAATCCGAAAAATCCATTGCAGTCGAAAAGTGA